In a single window of the Cucumis melo cultivar AY chromosome 11, USDA_Cmelo_AY_1.0, whole genome shotgun sequence genome:
- the LOC127143963 gene encoding pectinesterase inhibitor-like translates to MTNNSCIVIVSLIGVLLFTIISNVASSNDVVSTICPKTSNPPFCSSVLKSAGTADLKGLAVYTLNLAHTNARKSLTLAKSLATTTINPQLKQRYSSCAESYDEAVGDIENAQKDLALGDFNAVNIVTSGAMTEIDDCQDKFAQPPKDMSLLLKNGKTLNDICSIILVISNLL, encoded by the coding sequence ATGACCAATAACTCTTGTATCGTCATTGTCTCTCTCATTGGAGTTCTTTTGTTCACCATCATTTCAAATGTGGCATCATCTAACGACGTCGTTTCCACCATCTGTCCAAAAACTTCAAACCCGCCATTTTGTTCAAGTGTGTTGAAATCTGCAGGCACTGCAGATCTAAAAGGCTTGGCTGTATACACCTTAAACCTTGCCCATACAAATGCTCGCAAATCTTTGACCTTAGCCAAGTCACTTGCAACAACCACCATCAATCCTCAACTTAAGCAACGATATTCGTCTTGTGCTGAGAGCTATGATGAAGCTGTTGGTGACattgaaaatgcccaaaagGACTTGGCACTTGGTGACTTTAATGCTGTCAATATTGTAACTTCTGGTGCCATGACAGAGATTGACGACTGTCAGGATAAGTTCGCGCAGCCGCCAAAGGATATGTCGTTGCTTTTGAAGAATGGCAAGACTCTAAACGATATATGcagcattattttggttatatcaAATCTTCTTTGA